The following proteins are co-located in the Bombus pyrosoma isolate SC7728 linkage group LG12, ASM1482585v1, whole genome shotgun sequence genome:
- the LOC122573927 gene encoding S-phase kinase-associated protein 2 isoform X1, with translation MNSVVAEHARLNEHRLENSKEFSPPERVMQVHISRPQVSTQSVHFCVTKHTSLKEDLEITMSKRSPPSPWWNSKQLRLDDSCNNNLNDSLNSTSKHSAKWSCSGDTSLVEPEILEEMGVSMLEDGASNCESMKKSHSFEQTISPTILDNNGQYKKMNDSQSQECIYRGSSLDTTSIDSLEATRRLDPNPYELDEFATYSAIGNESGYSSRVEIDNFIDTKETFSTDNLNASTRESSLEQFYLYRRKRKLSILGEDKFNKLSDEMILMILKWLPKKCLVRSMLVCKRWCQIARDEALWSRLDLGSKVLNEGTLGHILPRGVQILRLAQAEIADPVFLENSEVLIDGYISKLQYFDLSMAVISPDGLAMLLSKCKYLKKLSLEKCTVNRSCCKAISDNNDLEILNLTMCEGMDIECIKDLMKLTNLNAVNMAWCGLDTDTMALLCKSLPSSVTRLNIAGCRKTITDDNVKDLVKSCPDMVELDLSDCTMLTMNTVRNLLDLSKLEHLSLSRCYGIPPSTYVTLAYMPSLLYLDVFGVIPEPVLKSLQVTCGETQLNKFLYSSVARPTIGVRRTSIWGLRVRD, from the exons ATGAATTCCGTCGTGGCGGAGCACGCGAGGCTCAACGAACACCGTCTCGAAAATTCCAAAGAATTCTCGCCTCCCGAAAG GGTGATGCAGGTGCATATTTCGCGCCCACAG GTTTCTACACAATCTGTGCACTTCTGCGTGACAAAACATACTAGTCTTAAGGAAGACTTAGAAATTACTATGTCCAAAAGATCACCTCCTTCACCTTGGTGGAACAG CAAACAACTACGCTTAGATGACAGCTGTAATAACAACTTAAACGACAGTTTGAACAGCACCTCCAAACATAGTGCAAAATGGTCGTGTTCTGGTGATACAAGCCTTGTAGAACCTGAAATCTTAGAAGAAATGGGTGTCAGTATGTTAGAAGATGGAGCATCGAATTGTGAAAGTATGAAAAAGTCTCATTCTTTTGAACAAACAATCTCGCCTACTATCTTGGATAACAATGGACAATATAAAAAGATGAATGACTCTCAAAGTCAAGAGTGCATTTATAGAGGTTCCAGCTTAGATACCACTAGTATAGACAG tttGGAAGCTACTCGAAGATTGGATCCCAATCCGTACGAACTGGATGAATTTGCAACATATTCAGCAATTGGAAACGAATCTGGTTATTCCTCTAGGGTGgaaatagataattttatcgatacgaaagaaactttttctaCAGACAATCTTAATGCTTCAACCAGAGAAAGTAGCCTTGAACAGTTCTATCTATataggagaaaaagaaaactttcgATCCTTGGTGAAGATAAGTTTAACAAATTATCTGATGAGATGAtcttaatgatattaaaatggCTTCCAAAGAAATGTCTG GTACGTTCCATGTTGGTCTGTAAACGATGGTGTCAAATAGCGCGAGATGAAGCGTTATGGAGCAGGTTGGATTTAGGCAGCAAAGTCTTGAACGAAGGTACATTGGGTCATATATTGCCACGAGGTGTTCAAATACTTCGACTTGCACAAGCAGAAATTGCAGATCCTGTATTTCTTGAAAACAGTGAAGTTCTTATCGACGGTTATATTAGTAAACTGCAGTACTTTGACCTTTCGATGGCAGTGATTTCTCCAGATGGATTAGCTATGTTATTATCTAAGTGTAAATaccttaaaaaattatctctaGAAAAGTGTACAGTGAATAGATCATGTTGCAAAGCTATCAGTGATAATAATGacttagaaattttaaatttaacgatGTGCGAAGGTATGGACATTGAATGTATCAAGGATTTGATGAAGCTTAcaaa tcTCAATGCTGTCAATATGGCTTGGTGTGGTTTAGATACCGATACTATGGCGTTACTTTGTAAATCGTTACCTTCATCCGTCACGCGTTTAAATATAGCTGGATGCAGAAAAACCATTACAGATGATA ATGTTAAGGATTTAGTGAAAAGTTGCCCAGATATGGTAGAATTAGATTTGAGCGATTGTACTATGCTTACAATGAATACTGTTCGTAATTTACTTGATTTGTCAAAATTAGAGCATCTGTCGCTAAGTCGTTGTTATGGTATACCTCCGTCGACGTACGTAACATTGGCGTATATGCCATctttgttatatttggatGTTTTTGGTGTAATACCCGAACCAGTACTGAAATCATTACAAGTTACCTGTGGCGAAACCCAACTTAATAAGTTCCTATACAGTTCCGTTGCAAGACCAACCATTGGTGTCCGAAGAACAAGTATTTGGGGGCTTCGCGTTAGAGATTGA
- the LOC122573927 gene encoding S-phase kinase-associated protein 2 isoform X3 → MSKRSPPSPWWNSKQLRLDDSCNNNLNDSLNSTSKHSAKWSCSGDTSLVEPEILEEMGVSMLEDGASNCESMKKSHSFEQTISPTILDNNGQYKKMNDSQSQECIYRGSSLDTTSIDSLEATRRLDPNPYELDEFATYSAIGNESGYSSRVEIDNFIDTKETFSTDNLNASTRESSLEQFYLYRRKRKLSILGEDKFNKLSDEMILMILKWLPKKCLVRSMLVCKRWCQIARDEALWSRLDLGSKVLNEGTLGHILPRGVQILRLAQAEIADPVFLENSEVLIDGYISKLQYFDLSMAVISPDGLAMLLSKCKYLKKLSLEKCTVNRSCCKAISDNNDLEILNLTMCEGMDIECIKDLMKLTNLNAVNMAWCGLDTDTMALLCKSLPSSVTRLNIAGCRKTITDDNVKDLVKSCPDMVELDLSDCTMLTMNTVRNLLDLSKLEHLSLSRCYGIPPSTYVTLAYMPSLLYLDVFGVIPEPVLKSLQVTCGETQLNKFLYSSVARPTIGVRRTSIWGLRVRD, encoded by the exons ATGTCCAAAAGATCACCTCCTTCACCTTGGTGGAACAG CAAACAACTACGCTTAGATGACAGCTGTAATAACAACTTAAACGACAGTTTGAACAGCACCTCCAAACATAGTGCAAAATGGTCGTGTTCTGGTGATACAAGCCTTGTAGAACCTGAAATCTTAGAAGAAATGGGTGTCAGTATGTTAGAAGATGGAGCATCGAATTGTGAAAGTATGAAAAAGTCTCATTCTTTTGAACAAACAATCTCGCCTACTATCTTGGATAACAATGGACAATATAAAAAGATGAATGACTCTCAAAGTCAAGAGTGCATTTATAGAGGTTCCAGCTTAGATACCACTAGTATAGACAG tttGGAAGCTACTCGAAGATTGGATCCCAATCCGTACGAACTGGATGAATTTGCAACATATTCAGCAATTGGAAACGAATCTGGTTATTCCTCTAGGGTGgaaatagataattttatcgatacgaaagaaactttttctaCAGACAATCTTAATGCTTCAACCAGAGAAAGTAGCCTTGAACAGTTCTATCTATataggagaaaaagaaaactttcgATCCTTGGTGAAGATAAGTTTAACAAATTATCTGATGAGATGAtcttaatgatattaaaatggCTTCCAAAGAAATGTCTG GTACGTTCCATGTTGGTCTGTAAACGATGGTGTCAAATAGCGCGAGATGAAGCGTTATGGAGCAGGTTGGATTTAGGCAGCAAAGTCTTGAACGAAGGTACATTGGGTCATATATTGCCACGAGGTGTTCAAATACTTCGACTTGCACAAGCAGAAATTGCAGATCCTGTATTTCTTGAAAACAGTGAAGTTCTTATCGACGGTTATATTAGTAAACTGCAGTACTTTGACCTTTCGATGGCAGTGATTTCTCCAGATGGATTAGCTATGTTATTATCTAAGTGTAAATaccttaaaaaattatctctaGAAAAGTGTACAGTGAATAGATCATGTTGCAAAGCTATCAGTGATAATAATGacttagaaattttaaatttaacgatGTGCGAAGGTATGGACATTGAATGTATCAAGGATTTGATGAAGCTTAcaaa tcTCAATGCTGTCAATATGGCTTGGTGTGGTTTAGATACCGATACTATGGCGTTACTTTGTAAATCGTTACCTTCATCCGTCACGCGTTTAAATATAGCTGGATGCAGAAAAACCATTACAGATGATA ATGTTAAGGATTTAGTGAAAAGTTGCCCAGATATGGTAGAATTAGATTTGAGCGATTGTACTATGCTTACAATGAATACTGTTCGTAATTTACTTGATTTGTCAAAATTAGAGCATCTGTCGCTAAGTCGTTGTTATGGTATACCTCCGTCGACGTACGTAACATTGGCGTATATGCCATctttgttatatttggatGTTTTTGGTGTAATACCCGAACCAGTACTGAAATCATTACAAGTTACCTGTGGCGAAACCCAACTTAATAAGTTCCTATACAGTTCCGTTGCAAGACCAACCATTGGTGTCCGAAGAACAAGTATTTGGGGGCTTCGCGTTAGAGATTGA
- the LOC122573939 gene encoding uncharacterized protein LOC122573939, with protein MRISPRTKKRKSRRTTMNRTSSHGSNSSAVDKQLEKLPPFKLCFSKDRLIGKSNIRVSKINEESITPKFYSKEYETRANNFNTIRTFEETTEEQENGGNCSRRPPVLLSSNAYGWWHEQGLQPLQSRFDFHRKTSDLVNFGTNVRNEKRKIEN; from the exons atgaggatttctccacgtacgaaaaaaagaaagtcgaGGAGAACAACTATGAATCGAACGAGTTCTCACGGTTCCAACTCATCCGCGGTGGAcaaacaattagaaaaattaccaccttttaaattatgtttttccAAAGATAGATTAATTGGCAAATCGAACATACGTGTGTCGAAAATCAACG AAGAATCGATCACACCAAAATTTTACTCGAAGGAATACGAAACTAGAGCGAACAATTTCAACACGATTCGTACATTCGAGGAAACTACGGAAGAGCAGGAAAACGGTGGCAATTGTAGTAGACGCCCGCCAGTTTTGCTTAGCAGCAATGC ATACGGCTGGTGGCACGAACAAGGATTACAGCCGCTTCAATCTCGATTCGACTTCCATAGAAAAACGTCCGATTTAGTCAATTTCGGGACAAACGTCCGAAATGAGAAACGGAAGATCGAAAATTAA
- the LOC122573927 gene encoding S-phase kinase-associated protein 2 isoform X2, with product MNSVVAEHARLNEHRLENSKEFSPPESKQLRLDDSCNNNLNDSLNSTSKHSAKWSCSGDTSLVEPEILEEMGVSMLEDGASNCESMKKSHSFEQTISPTILDNNGQYKKMNDSQSQECIYRGSSLDTTSIDSLEATRRLDPNPYELDEFATYSAIGNESGYSSRVEIDNFIDTKETFSTDNLNASTRESSLEQFYLYRRKRKLSILGEDKFNKLSDEMILMILKWLPKKCLVRSMLVCKRWCQIARDEALWSRLDLGSKVLNEGTLGHILPRGVQILRLAQAEIADPVFLENSEVLIDGYISKLQYFDLSMAVISPDGLAMLLSKCKYLKKLSLEKCTVNRSCCKAISDNNDLEILNLTMCEGMDIECIKDLMKLTNLNAVNMAWCGLDTDTMALLCKSLPSSVTRLNIAGCRKTITDDNVKDLVKSCPDMVELDLSDCTMLTMNTVRNLLDLSKLEHLSLSRCYGIPPSTYVTLAYMPSLLYLDVFGVIPEPVLKSLQVTCGETQLNKFLYSSVARPTIGVRRTSIWGLRVRD from the exons ATGAATTCCGTCGTGGCGGAGCACGCGAGGCTCAACGAACACCGTCTCGAAAATTCCAAAGAATTCTCGCCTCCCGAAAG CAAACAACTACGCTTAGATGACAGCTGTAATAACAACTTAAACGACAGTTTGAACAGCACCTCCAAACATAGTGCAAAATGGTCGTGTTCTGGTGATACAAGCCTTGTAGAACCTGAAATCTTAGAAGAAATGGGTGTCAGTATGTTAGAAGATGGAGCATCGAATTGTGAAAGTATGAAAAAGTCTCATTCTTTTGAACAAACAATCTCGCCTACTATCTTGGATAACAATGGACAATATAAAAAGATGAATGACTCTCAAAGTCAAGAGTGCATTTATAGAGGTTCCAGCTTAGATACCACTAGTATAGACAG tttGGAAGCTACTCGAAGATTGGATCCCAATCCGTACGAACTGGATGAATTTGCAACATATTCAGCAATTGGAAACGAATCTGGTTATTCCTCTAGGGTGgaaatagataattttatcgatacgaaagaaactttttctaCAGACAATCTTAATGCTTCAACCAGAGAAAGTAGCCTTGAACAGTTCTATCTATataggagaaaaagaaaactttcgATCCTTGGTGAAGATAAGTTTAACAAATTATCTGATGAGATGAtcttaatgatattaaaatggCTTCCAAAGAAATGTCTG GTACGTTCCATGTTGGTCTGTAAACGATGGTGTCAAATAGCGCGAGATGAAGCGTTATGGAGCAGGTTGGATTTAGGCAGCAAAGTCTTGAACGAAGGTACATTGGGTCATATATTGCCACGAGGTGTTCAAATACTTCGACTTGCACAAGCAGAAATTGCAGATCCTGTATTTCTTGAAAACAGTGAAGTTCTTATCGACGGTTATATTAGTAAACTGCAGTACTTTGACCTTTCGATGGCAGTGATTTCTCCAGATGGATTAGCTATGTTATTATCTAAGTGTAAATaccttaaaaaattatctctaGAAAAGTGTACAGTGAATAGATCATGTTGCAAAGCTATCAGTGATAATAATGacttagaaattttaaatttaacgatGTGCGAAGGTATGGACATTGAATGTATCAAGGATTTGATGAAGCTTAcaaa tcTCAATGCTGTCAATATGGCTTGGTGTGGTTTAGATACCGATACTATGGCGTTACTTTGTAAATCGTTACCTTCATCCGTCACGCGTTTAAATATAGCTGGATGCAGAAAAACCATTACAGATGATA ATGTTAAGGATTTAGTGAAAAGTTGCCCAGATATGGTAGAATTAGATTTGAGCGATTGTACTATGCTTACAATGAATACTGTTCGTAATTTACTTGATTTGTCAAAATTAGAGCATCTGTCGCTAAGTCGTTGTTATGGTATACCTCCGTCGACGTACGTAACATTGGCGTATATGCCATctttgttatatttggatGTTTTTGGTGTAATACCCGAACCAGTACTGAAATCATTACAAGTTACCTGTGGCGAAACCCAACTTAATAAGTTCCTATACAGTTCCGTTGCAAGACCAACCATTGGTGTCCGAAGAACAAGTATTTGGGGGCTTCGCGTTAGAGATTGA